The Hemitrygon akajei chromosome 23, sHemAka1.3, whole genome shotgun sequence genome includes a window with the following:
- the adoa gene encoding 2-aminoethanethiol (cysteamine) dioxygenase a → MPRADMASLIQKIARQARSTFKVLPSGDGATFQDNLAKLRMLLEKIRAEDLNLGARRNGGPPHQGPPVSYMHICETDCFSMGVFLLQSGACIPLHDHPGMHGLLKVLFGQVTVKCFDKEEEEREAAGADSVQFNPPLLQCQRAALRRSLRRSSTVLSEESDPCLLTPLQGNMHQIEATDGPAAFLDILAPPYDPDEGRDCHYYKVLQVSENAGNSSPPSSQQPQTPPPQSVWLLEVPQPADFWCGGELYPGPKVSP, encoded by the coding sequence ATGCCGCGGGCCGACATGGCCTCTTTGATCCAGAAGATCGCCCGTCAAGCCCGCTCCACCTTCAAGGTGCTGCCGTCGGGCGACGGCGCCACTTTCCAGGACAACCTCGCCAAGCTGCGCATGCTGCTGGAGAAGATCCGGGCAGAGGACCTGAACCTGGGCGCTCGGAGGAACGGCGGGCCGCCGCACCAGGGACCTCCCGTCAGCTACATGCACATCTGTGAGACCGACTGCTTCTCCATGGGGGTGTTCCTGCTGCAGAGCGGCGCCTGCATCCCGTTGCATGACCACCCGGGCATGCACGGCTTGCTCAAGGTGCTGTTCGGCCAGGTGACCGTCAAGTGCTTCgacaaggaggaggaggagagggaggcggCGGGCGCGGACAGCGTGCAGTTCAACCCGCCGCTGTTGCAGTGCCAGCGGGCGGCGCTACGGAGGTCGCTGCGGAGGTCGAGCACCGTGCTGAGCGAGGAGAGCGACCCGTGCCTGCTCACCCCGCTGCAGGGCAACATGCACCAGATCGAGGCGACGGACGGGCCCGCCGCTTTCCTGGACATTCTGGCGCCTCCGTACGACCCGGACGAGGGAAGGGACTGTCACTACTACAAGGTGCTGCAGGTGTCGGAGAACGCGGGTAACTCTAGCCCCCCGTCGTCCCAACAGCCACAGACACCGCCGCCGCAATCGGTGTGGCTCTTGGAGGTGCCGCAGCCTGCCGACTTCTGGTGCGGTGGGGAGCTTTACCCTGGTCCCAAGGTCTCTCCGTAA